GATGGGCGTACGGGCGTCCGTGTCGTCCGTGTCGTCCGTGAGGTTACCGGGTACCCGTTCACTGCCTGTCACCGGGCCGTCCACGGATTGCCGGGGTGTGAAATCCCGTCACACGCACCAGCAGACCGCAAGCCACGCCCCATGCCCCCTGGACGGCGCCGCGAGCCGGGAGTTACCTGGCATACGTGGAGAGTGCGAGCGCACGGCACGGGGGCCACGCCATCGGGCACAGCGGCGAACTGTCGGCGGATTGGGGCGCTTACCTATGACACCTACGCTCGTGCGGGAACACCTGTCCCACGCGGACCCCGTGCCACCCCGCGTGGACCCGTGCGCACGCGCGCGTGACTGGTCCGAGATCCAGGAGCGGATGCTGGTCCCGCTCTTCGAGACCGTCTACGAGCGACTTGAAGTGGGCCGGGCCACCCGGCTGCTGGGCCTGCGCTGCGGGTCCGGGCTGGCGCTGCTGATGGCGGCGGCCAGAGGAGCCGCGGTCACCGGTGTCGACCCCTCGCCCGAACGGCTGGCCCTCGCGCGTGAGCGCCTGCTGCCGCCGGGCGGCACGCGCGCGCGGACGGGCACGAGGCTCGTGGACGGCACCCCCCGGGACGCGGCCGGCGCGGGGACGCCCGCATACACCCTGGTGACCGTCTTCGAGCCGGTCGGCTGCCTGGCCGACGACTCCGAAGGACTCGGCGGCCTGCTGGCGGGGGCGCTGCCCCTGGCCGGACACGGGGCGGCCGTGGTGCTGGCCGGCTGGGGTCCGCCGGAGCGCTGCGCCACCGCCTCGGTGCTGCGGGTGGCGGCGGAACTGGCCGATCCCCTGCACGGTGCGCGCCGCTGGCGGCCCCCGCTGCGGGACGACCTGGAGCAGGTCGCCCAGCGGGCGGGGCTGAAGCCGGACGGCTCGGGACGGGTGGCCTGCCCGTTCGGGTACGCCGACGTCGACAGCGCCGTGCGGGGCCTGCTGTCGACCGGTCTGTTCGACGCGGCGATCGCGGCGGCGGGCGGCAGGCAGGTGGACAAGGAGCTGGCGGAGGCGCTGCACCCGTACCGGCGCGAGGGCGGGACGGTGTGGATGCCGAACGTGTTCCGCTACCTGATCGCCCGCGTGCCCTAGGGACACCGCCCGCCGCCCGGGCGGCGGGCCGCGGCGGCGCTCACGCCGGGACGTGCGCGGGCCCGGGGCCGCCGGGACGTGCCGCCGGGGGCGGGCCCGGCCCGCGCGGGGGTCGGCTCAGCCCATGAACTTCTTGAACTCGTCCGGCAGCTCGAACTCCTGGCCGCCCTGCTGCGGCAGCCCGAACGCGTTGCCGCCCTGGGCGGCGGCCTCGCGCCGCTGGGCCTCCTCCAGCTCCTGCTGCTTGCGCTTCATCGGGTTGCCGGAGCGCTGCTTGCCCTTGGCCTTCTTCTGCTGCTTCCGGGCCCGGCCGGGGCCGCCGCCCATCCCCGGCATCCCCGGCATCCCCGGCATCCCCGGCATGCCGCCCTGGGCCATCCGGGACATCATCTTGCGCGCCTCGAAGAACCGCTCGACCAGGTTCTTCACCGCGCTGACCTCGACGCCGGACCCCTTGGCGATGCGGGCGCGGCGGGAGCCGTTGATGATCGTCGGGTCCTGGCGCTCGGCCGGGGTCATCGACTTGATGATCGCGGCGGTGCGGTCGACGTCCCGCTCGTCGATGTTCTGGATCTGGTCCTTGATCTGGCCCATGCCCGGCAGCATGCCGAGCAGCTTGGAGATGGAGCCCATCTTGCGGACCTGCTCCATCTGGGCCAGGAAGTCGTCCAGGGTGAAGTCCTGGCCCTTCTTGGACGCCAGCTTCGAGGCCATCTTCTGGGCCTCTTCCTGACTGAACGTCTTCTCCGCCTGCTCGATCAGGGTGAGCAGGTCGCCCATGTCGAGGATGCGGGAGGCCATCCGGTCCGGGTGGAAGGCGTCGAAGTCCTCCAGCTTCTCGCCGTTCGACGCGAACATGATCGGCTTGCCGGTGACCTGGCGGATCGACAGGGCCGCGCCACCGCGGGCGTCGCCGTCGAGCTTGGACAGCACCACGCCGTCGAAGCCGACGCCGTCGCGGAAGGCCTCGGCGGTGTTGACGGCGTCCTGGCCGATCATCGCGTCGACCACGAACAGGATCTCGTCCGGGGAGACGGCGTCGCGGATGTCCGCGGCCTGCTGCATCATCTCCTGGTCGATGCCGAGGCGGCCGGCGGTGTCCACGATCACGATGTCGTGGACCTTGGACTTCGCGTAGCCGATGGAGTCCTCGGCGACCTTGACCGGGTCGCCGACGCCGTTGCCCGGCTCCGGGGCGTAGACGGCGACACCGGCGCGCTCGGCGACGACGCTCAGCTGGTTGACGGCGTTCGGGCGCTGGAGGTCGCAGGCGACCAGCAGCGGCGAGTGGCCCTGCTCCTTCAGCCAGCGGCCGAGCTTGCCCGCGAGGGTGGTCTTGCCGGCGCCCTGCAGACCGGCCAGCATGATGACGGTGGGGGGCTGCTTGGCGAAGCGCAGGCGCCGGGTCTCGCCGCCGAGGATGGTGACCAGTTCCTCGTTGACGATCTTCAGGACCTGCTGGGCCGGGTTCAGCGCCCGGGAGACCTCGGCGCCGAGCGCGCGCTCCTTGAGGTTCTTGATGAACGAGCGGACGACGGGCAGCGCCACGTCCGCCTCGAGGAGGGCGATGCGGATCTCACGCGCCGTGGCGTCGATGTCCGCTTCGCTCAGCCGGCCTTTCCCGCGGAGGTTTTTGAAAGTCGCGCTGAGGCGGTCGGAGAGAGTGTCGAACACGGCGGCGTCGGTCCTCGGAGTCGGGGGCGGTCTGAGCGTCTTCCAGGGTATCCGGCCCGGCAGGGTAACGGACCCCGCCCGCCGCTTTCGGCGTGCGGGGCGCGCCCCGCACGCCGCGGGGGCCGCAGGGCGTCCGGACCGGTCCCGGGAAGACCTCCCGGTCCGGACCTTCCGCGCACGTGTGCGCGGAAGGTCCGGAC
This is a stretch of genomic DNA from Streptomyces sp. TG1A-8. It encodes these proteins:
- a CDS encoding class I SAM-dependent methyltransferase, whose product is MTPTLVREHLSHADPVPPRVDPCARARDWSEIQERMLVPLFETVYERLEVGRATRLLGLRCGSGLALLMAAARGAAVTGVDPSPERLALARERLLPPGGTRARTGTRLVDGTPRDAAGAGTPAYTLVTVFEPVGCLADDSEGLGGLLAGALPLAGHGAAVVLAGWGPPERCATASVLRVAAELADPLHGARRWRPPLRDDLEQVAQRAGLKPDGSGRVACPFGYADVDSAVRGLLSTGLFDAAIAAAGGRQVDKELAEALHPYRREGGTVWMPNVFRYLIARVP
- the ffh gene encoding signal recognition particle protein, which translates into the protein MFDTLSDRLSATFKNLRGKGRLSEADIDATAREIRIALLEADVALPVVRSFIKNLKERALGAEVSRALNPAQQVLKIVNEELVTILGGETRRLRFAKQPPTVIMLAGLQGAGKTTLAGKLGRWLKEQGHSPLLVACDLQRPNAVNQLSVVAERAGVAVYAPEPGNGVGDPVKVAEDSIGYAKSKVHDIVIVDTAGRLGIDQEMMQQAADIRDAVSPDEILFVVDAMIGQDAVNTAEAFRDGVGFDGVVLSKLDGDARGGAALSIRQVTGKPIMFASNGEKLEDFDAFHPDRMASRILDMGDLLTLIEQAEKTFSQEEAQKMASKLASKKGQDFTLDDFLAQMEQVRKMGSISKLLGMLPGMGQIKDQIQNIDERDVDRTAAIIKSMTPAERQDPTIINGSRRARIAKGSGVEVSAVKNLVERFFEARKMMSRMAQGGMPGMPGMPGMPGMGGGPGRARKQQKKAKGKQRSGNPMKRKQQELEEAQRREAAAQGGNAFGLPQQGGQEFELPDEFKKFMG